The following are from one region of the Actinoplanes sp. L3-i22 genome:
- the yaaA gene encoding peroxide stress protein YaaA has protein sequence MLILLPPSEGKTPATAGSPVDPAELWLPQLGPARNRVLTRLVAMCRRGSARSVADSLRVLGLSEGQRGEIARNAELPEAAAAPAAEVYTGVLYEALGAATLDDAARAWLFERAIVFSGLWGVVRLGDRIPAYRCSVGVTLPAPVGGLTPYWKKGLQKALDQAAAGGPVLDLRSGAYAAMWAPPAASASRAAALRVLHERVVGGVPKRSVVSHFNKATKGRLVRALAVEGAAPASVDELVTMLRDLKFTVEEQPAAAGKPRQLDVVVAEL, from the coding sequence GTGCTGATTCTGCTGCCGCCCTCCGAGGGGAAGACCCCCGCCACCGCCGGGTCCCCGGTCGACCCGGCCGAGCTGTGGCTCCCCCAGCTCGGCCCGGCCCGCAACCGGGTGCTGACCAGGCTGGTCGCGATGTGCCGGCGCGGCAGTGCCCGTTCGGTCGCCGACTCGCTGCGGGTGCTCGGGCTCAGCGAGGGGCAGCGCGGCGAGATCGCGCGGAACGCGGAGCTGCCGGAGGCGGCCGCGGCGCCGGCGGCCGAGGTCTACACCGGGGTGCTCTACGAGGCGCTGGGCGCGGCGACGCTCGATGACGCCGCGCGGGCATGGCTGTTCGAGCGGGCGATCGTCTTCTCCGGGCTGTGGGGCGTGGTCCGGCTCGGGGACCGGATCCCGGCCTATCGGTGCTCGGTCGGGGTCACGCTGCCCGCGCCGGTCGGTGGGCTGACGCCGTACTGGAAGAAGGGTTTGCAAAAGGCCCTCGACCAGGCGGCCGCCGGCGGACCTGTGCTGGATCTCCGCTCGGGCGCCTATGCGGCGATGTGGGCGCCGCCGGCGGCGAGCGCGAGCCGCGCCGCGGCCCTGCGGGTGCTGCACGAGCGCGTGGTCGGCGGGGTGCCGAAGCGGTCGGTGGTGAGCCACTTCAACAAGGCCACCAAGGGGCGGCTGGTCCGCGCCCTCGCGGTGGAGGGCGCGGCGCCGGCCAGCGTCGACGAGCTGGTGACGATGTTGCGCGACCTGAAGTTCACGGTCGAGGAGCAGCCGGCCGCCGCCGGGAAGCCGCGGCAGCTCGACGTCGTCGTGGCGGAACTGTAG
- a CDS encoding LLM class F420-dependent oxidoreductase, giving the protein MLLRIMTEPQEGASYDDQVGLARQAAECGFDAFFRSDHYLRQTDWSDGLPGPTDSWLTLAGLARETSRIRLGTLVSSATFRDPATLALTVAQVDLMSGGRVELGLGAGWFEAEHRAFGLEFPDAATRFARLEEQLEIVTGLWDTPDGERFGFEGKHYRIEDNPGLPKPAQRPRPPVIIGGKGKKRTPALAAKYADEFNAPFTSPGESAELFERVRAACGAAGRDPGTLALSVAHATIVGRDDAEVGRRLMAYGKDGAFLRENGLVGTPGEVVDRLGRYGVGRAYLQIIDQRDLDHLELIAAEVLPQVR; this is encoded by the coding sequence GTGTTACTACGAATCATGACCGAGCCCCAGGAGGGCGCCTCCTACGACGACCAGGTGGGGCTGGCCCGGCAGGCCGCGGAGTGCGGGTTCGACGCGTTCTTCCGCAGCGACCACTACCTGCGGCAAACCGACTGGAGCGACGGTCTTCCCGGCCCCACCGACTCGTGGCTCACGCTCGCCGGGCTGGCCCGCGAGACGTCCCGGATCCGGCTCGGGACGCTCGTCAGTTCGGCTACCTTCCGTGATCCCGCGACGCTGGCGCTGACCGTGGCCCAGGTCGACCTGATGAGCGGCGGGCGGGTCGAGCTGGGGCTCGGGGCCGGGTGGTTCGAGGCCGAGCACCGGGCGTTCGGGCTGGAGTTCCCGGACGCGGCGACGCGCTTCGCGCGGCTCGAGGAGCAACTGGAGATCGTCACCGGGCTGTGGGACACCCCCGATGGGGAGCGGTTCGGCTTCGAGGGGAAGCACTACCGGATCGAGGACAATCCCGGGCTGCCCAAACCCGCCCAGCGTCCCCGGCCGCCGGTGATCATCGGGGGCAAGGGGAAGAAGCGGACGCCGGCGCTGGCCGCGAAGTATGCCGACGAGTTCAACGCGCCGTTCACCTCGCCCGGGGAGAGTGCGGAGCTGTTCGAGCGGGTGCGGGCGGCGTGCGGTGCGGCCGGGCGGGATCCGGGGACGCTGGCGCTGTCGGTGGCACACGCGACGATCGTGGGGCGGGACGACGCCGAGGTCGGGCGGCGGCTCATGGCGTACGGGAAGGATGGTGCTTTTCTTCGGGAAAATGGCCTCGTGGGGACGCCGGGCGAAGTGGTCGACCGGCTGGGGCGGTATGGGGTGGGGCGGGCCTACCTGCAGATCATCGACCAGCGCGACCTTGATCATCTGGAGCTGATCGCGGCGGAGGTGCTGCCGCAGGTGCGGTGA
- a CDS encoding class I SAM-dependent methyltransferase, whose protein sequence is MPTHHLRAAAESFGNDAARYDRTRPPYPVALLDRILAASPGRRVLTAGCGTGIESRQFRDLGCTVLGVEPDPRMAAFARATGIPVELAKLEDWEPAGRTFDLVTAGTAWHWIDPVAGARQAARVLVPGGRLAPLWHVFTPPDELTDTFGATFRRLVPDSPFDPGKRPAGSALDGYRPILTAAADGIRAAGGFAEPEEWHEAWEKAYTRDEYLDQMPTSGALTRLPAEQIAELQATVGAVIDRMGGGFTMRYVTVAVTAVRE, encoded by the coding sequence ATGCCCACTCATCATCTTCGTGCGGCCGCCGAGTCCTTCGGCAACGACGCCGCGCGGTACGACCGCACCCGCCCGCCGTACCCCGTCGCCCTGCTCGACCGGATCCTGGCCGCGTCGCCCGGCCGGCGCGTGCTGACCGCCGGCTGCGGCACCGGCATCGAGTCGCGCCAGTTCCGGGACCTCGGCTGCACCGTCCTCGGCGTCGAGCCGGACCCGCGGATGGCCGCGTTCGCCCGCGCCACCGGCATCCCGGTCGAGCTCGCGAAGCTCGAGGACTGGGAGCCGGCCGGCCGCACGTTCGACCTGGTCACGGCCGGCACCGCGTGGCACTGGATCGACCCGGTCGCCGGGGCGCGGCAGGCCGCCCGGGTGCTCGTGCCCGGCGGCCGGCTGGCGCCGCTGTGGCACGTGTTCACCCCGCCGGACGAGCTGACCGACACGTTCGGGGCGACGTTCCGGCGCCTGGTGCCGGACTCGCCGTTCGACCCGGGAAAGCGGCCGGCCGGGTCCGCGCTCGACGGCTACCGGCCGATCCTGACCGCGGCGGCGGACGGGATCCGGGCCGCCGGCGGCTTCGCCGAGCCCGAGGAGTGGCACGAGGCGTGGGAGAAGGCGTACACCCGGGACGAGTACCTGGACCAGATGCCGACCTCGGGCGCGCTGACCCGGCTGCCCGCCGAGCAGATCGCCGAACTGCAGGCGACGGTCGGCGCGGTGATCGACCGGATGGGCGGCGGCTTCACCATGCGATATGTCACGGTCGCGGTCACCGCGGTCCGGGAGTGA
- a CDS encoding TetR/AcrR family transcriptional regulator translates to MPTGVALRDVRRQLFDAADRILLRDGPSGLTSRAVTTEAGCAKGVLHRHFEDFDAFLADYVLDRVERLAVEAATLESRAGAGTVAGNLTTALIAVFESVAVAIVALITFRDGLRARLRRTWPAGVPVLTEAAEMIAAYLAAERERGRIPAGAEVDTLAAILIGTGHLLFADRTGARPTEQDVHRMVTSVLNSAGA, encoded by the coding sequence GTGCCGACAGGGGTCGCCCTCCGTGACGTACGTCGTCAGCTGTTCGACGCCGCCGACCGGATCCTGCTGCGTGACGGGCCGAGCGGCCTGACCAGCCGCGCCGTGACCACCGAGGCCGGCTGCGCCAAGGGCGTCCTGCACCGGCACTTCGAGGACTTCGACGCGTTCCTCGCCGACTACGTCCTGGACCGGGTCGAACGGCTCGCCGTGGAGGCGGCCACCCTGGAGTCGCGGGCCGGCGCCGGCACCGTCGCCGGGAACCTGACCACGGCCCTGATCGCGGTCTTCGAGTCGGTGGCGGTGGCGATCGTCGCGCTGATCACGTTCCGGGACGGGCTGCGGGCGCGGCTGCGGCGCACCTGGCCGGCCGGGGTGCCGGTGCTCACCGAGGCCGCCGAGATGATCGCTGCCTACCTGGCCGCCGAGCGCGAACGGGGCCGGATCCCGGCAGGCGCCGAGGTGGACACGCTCGCCGCGATCCTGATCGGAACCGGCCACCTGCTCTTCGCCGACCGCACCGGCGCCCGCCCCACCGAGCAGGACGTCCACCGCATGGTCACCTCGGTGCTGAACTCGGCCGGGGCGTGA
- a CDS encoding DUF4386 domain-containing protein — MSPRTARLTGLAYLGLALFGLLGHLIIQSRLYVAGDAAATIAGLSAHGTLAGLGVAADVGVVVTQALAAVLFFRLFQPLGALPAAMIAGFGLINSMIVLVATMFTAAALASVRAGDPVPVLLMYELNTAAWTLGGVFFGLWLIPMGRLTLRSPDLPRLLGWILIAGGAGYVISAFVAYLAAGTTTVTTVLAVPASIGEFVMIGFLLFKRRWSSAPPAAPRLPLTPRPSSAPR, encoded by the coding sequence ATGTCCCCGCGCACCGCCCGTCTGACCGGTCTCGCCTATCTCGGACTTGCCCTCTTCGGGCTGCTGGGCCACCTGATCATCCAGAGTCGGCTGTACGTCGCCGGCGACGCGGCCGCGACCATCGCCGGCCTCTCCGCGCACGGGACGCTCGCCGGTCTCGGCGTCGCCGCCGACGTCGGGGTCGTCGTCACCCAGGCGCTCGCCGCGGTGCTGTTCTTCCGCCTGTTCCAGCCGCTCGGCGCTCTCCCGGCCGCCATGATCGCCGGGTTCGGGCTGATCAACTCGATGATCGTGCTCGTCGCGACGATGTTCACCGCCGCGGCGCTGGCGTCGGTCCGGGCCGGCGATCCGGTTCCGGTGCTTCTGATGTACGAGCTCAACACCGCCGCCTGGACGCTGGGCGGCGTGTTCTTCGGGCTCTGGCTGATCCCGATGGGCCGGCTGACGCTGCGGTCGCCCGACCTGCCCCGGCTGCTCGGGTGGATCCTGATCGCCGGTGGCGCCGGGTATGTGATCAGCGCGTTCGTCGCCTATCTGGCGGCGGGTACGACCACGGTCACGACGGTACTGGCCGTTCCCGCCTCGATCGGCGAGTTCGTGATGATCGGCTTCCTGCTGTTCAAGCGGCGGTGGAGCTCAGCACCTCCGGCCGCACCCCGGCTTCCCCTCACGCCCCGGCCGAGTTCAGCACCGAGGTGA
- a CDS encoding helix-turn-helix transcriptional regulator: MAPKPTKVTNRIRTLRAATGMTQADLAGKLGVTRQTVIAIEQGRYSPTLELAFQIARIFAQPLDNVFQYDES; encoded by the coding sequence ATGGCGCCGAAACCCACCAAGGTCACCAACCGGATCCGTACGCTGCGGGCCGCCACCGGCATGACCCAGGCCGACCTGGCCGGCAAGCTGGGCGTGACCCGGCAGACCGTGATCGCGATCGAACAGGGCCGTTACTCGCCGACGCTGGAGCTGGCCTTCCAGATCGCCCGCATCTTCGCCCAGCCCCTCGACAACGTCTTCCAGTACGACGAGTCGTGA
- a CDS encoding STAS domain-containing protein — protein MHVSLDHRDGATVVTVRGDLDLDSAPQLAEGLAAALDRPAPRVVVDLSGVEFCDSIGLSTFVVGHRRAEAAGGWLRLAAPGEFLERLLDTLGIAGRLGVHPTVADALAGRNAD, from the coding sequence ATGCATGTGTCGCTCGACCACCGGGACGGCGCGACCGTGGTGACGGTCCGGGGCGATCTCGACCTGGACAGCGCGCCGCAGCTCGCCGAGGGCCTGGCCGCCGCGCTCGATCGGCCGGCCCCGCGGGTGGTCGTCGACCTGTCCGGCGTGGAGTTCTGCGACTCGATCGGGCTGAGCACGTTCGTGGTCGGGCACCGCCGGGCCGAGGCGGCCGGCGGCTGGTTGCGGCTGGCCGCGCCGGGCGAGTTCCTGGAGCGGCTGCTCGACACGCTCGGGATCGCCGGCCGGCTCGGCGTCCACCCGACCGTGGCGGACGCCCTGGCCGGCCGCAACGCCGACTAG